Proteins co-encoded in one Sporosarcina sp. FSL K6-1522 genomic window:
- a CDS encoding HAMP domain-containing sensor histidine kinase has product MKNISHARITKMVMFLIAIVCLTGIAKALVDLEYDRVYLSNVNADNYFESQAFAEESYGIYNTLTELVGNYKSEANILSGKALTKEDSREIENELYYDKFYSLEEYDHNLPEADNKRIFKEVYADDIKRKKEERIQMQVKEFYQLVDTLKTYEGIVYYASDGEHVFSNSELNKKEQFESYDAYALFGDYQQKVYPNRVVESSYYDFFTYKVDTLNPQTDVMYVAYTDSFLQQKIQEWEADKVKVQKFLNESIAFLIGFIVSFIYLMIVIGRTSFKDENIHTHVIDKLYNDLNIVIVGCLMSMWFVLIVEVFRDIYLLLTVPIFIIALLLILSLVKHIKNRTILSHTLIYQMLKKVFLAIKHVFDSGSLAVKTVLFVIGYPIVVAATFFIFPITMALAAWFALKKVKSFNRIKEGVEYIQNGDLHHRIEIDGKGEFSRLAGNINRITEGLNKSVDSEIKSERLKTELITNVSHDIRTPLTSIITFVDLLKIENDPEKIAEYIDVLDQKSKRLKHLTDDLFEAAKASSGSMPVQLGRIDIVSLLTQGIGEMDEQIEASALDVKLAHPTEKVYVKADGKLLWRSIENLFSNIFKYAQPASRVYIDVEDVENEIRVTFKNISAYELNISADELMERFTRGDESRASQGSGLGLSIAESLIHIQRGKFLVQVDGDLFKAMIYLPKFPTE; this is encoded by the coding sequence TTGAAAAATATTAGTCACGCACGCATTACGAAGATGGTTATGTTTTTAATTGCGATTGTTTGTTTAACGGGAATAGCGAAAGCATTGGTTGATTTGGAATATGATAGAGTCTATCTCAGTAATGTAAATGCAGATAATTATTTTGAAAGCCAAGCGTTCGCGGAGGAAAGTTACGGCATATATAACACCTTAACGGAATTAGTCGGAAACTATAAAAGTGAAGCCAATATTTTAAGTGGTAAGGCACTGACGAAAGAAGACAGCCGAGAAATTGAAAATGAATTATACTACGATAAATTTTATAGTTTGGAGGAGTATGACCATAACTTACCTGAAGCGGACAATAAGCGTATTTTCAAAGAAGTATATGCAGATGACATCAAGCGAAAAAAAGAAGAACGTATACAAATGCAAGTGAAGGAATTTTATCAGTTAGTCGATACACTGAAAACGTATGAAGGTATCGTCTATTACGCGAGCGATGGTGAGCATGTATTTTCCAATAGTGAACTGAATAAGAAAGAGCAATTTGAATCATATGACGCCTATGCGTTATTTGGGGATTATCAACAAAAAGTGTACCCAAATAGAGTGGTGGAAAGTTCCTACTATGACTTTTTTACGTATAAAGTTGATACACTGAATCCACAAACGGATGTTATGTATGTAGCATATACAGATTCTTTTCTACAGCAAAAAATACAAGAATGGGAAGCAGATAAAGTAAAGGTTCAAAAGTTTCTGAATGAATCTATCGCCTTTTTAATAGGATTTATTGTATCGTTTATATATTTAATGATTGTGATTGGAAGAACATCGTTTAAAGATGAAAACATTCATACTCATGTTATTGACAAGCTTTATAATGACCTGAATATAGTGATTGTTGGTTGTTTAATGTCGATGTGGTTTGTACTGATTGTTGAAGTGTTTCGAGATATCTATCTGCTTCTCACAGTACCTATTTTTATCATTGCTTTACTGCTGATTTTATCACTCGTCAAGCATATTAAAAATAGAACAATCCTTTCGCATACACTCATCTATCAAATGCTAAAAAAGGTCTTTTTGGCGATAAAACATGTATTTGATAGTGGCAGTCTAGCTGTAAAAACCGTGCTGTTTGTCATTGGATATCCAATCGTAGTTGCAGCAACCTTTTTTATATTTCCGATTACGATGGCCCTAGCTGCTTGGTTTGCACTGAAAAAGGTGAAGTCGTTTAACCGCATTAAAGAAGGCGTAGAGTACATTCAGAATGGCGACCTTCATCATCGTATTGAAATAGATGGAAAAGGGGAGTTTAGCCGACTTGCGGGGAACATTAACCGTATTACTGAGGGGTTAAATAAATCTGTAGATAGTGAAATTAAGAGTGAGCGTTTAAAAACAGAGCTCATTACGAATGTTTCACATGATATTCGAACGCCTTTAACGTCTATTATTACGTTTGTCGATTTGTTGAAAATCGAAAATGACCCTGAAAAAATTGCTGAATATATAGATGTGTTAGATCAAAAATCAAAAAGACTCAAGCACTTAACGGATGATTTATTTGAAGCAGCCAAAGCGTCAAGTGGAAGTATGCCTGTTCAGTTAGGGCGGATTGACATCGTATCTTTACTAACACAAGGAATCGGAGAAATGGATGAACAAATTGAAGCGTCAGCATTAGATGTTAAGTTAGCCCATCCAACAGAAAAGGTATATGTGAAGGCTGATGGCAAACTGCTATGGCGCTCTATCGAAAACTTATTCTCCAATATTTTTAAATACGCACAACCTGCATCAAGGGTCTATATTGATGTTGAAGATGTAGAGAATGAAATACGCGTGACATTTAAAAATATTTCGGCATATGAATTAAACATTTCAGCCGATGAGCTAATGGAACGCTTTACACGAGGCGATGAATCCAGAGCAAGTCAGGGAAGCGGATTAGGGTTGTCGATTGCCGAAAGCCTTATTCATATCCAGCGAGGAAAGTTTTTAGTTCAAGTAGATGGTGATTTATTTAAGGCGATGATTTACCTACCGAAATTTCCAACTGAATAA
- a CDS encoding response regulator transcription factor, whose protein sequence is MNILICDDDKEIVRAISIYLENEGYQVFKAYNGLEAIDVIRDHVIHLIIMDIMMPKMDGITATMKIRQENMIPLIMLSAKSEDHDKILGLNIGADDYMAKPFNPLELMARVKSQLRRYTTFGSLEVSSHVFQSGGLMIDDERKIITVDKEEVHLTPVQYKIVKLLTANAGRVFTIEEIYEKVWNERAVNPENTVAVHIRKIREKIEINPKEPKYLKVVWGVGYKVEKY, encoded by the coding sequence TTGAACATTCTGATTTGTGATGATGATAAAGAAATTGTAAGAGCGATTAGCATTTATTTGGAAAATGAGGGATATCAAGTATTCAAAGCTTACAATGGGCTAGAGGCAATCGATGTTATTCGAGACCACGTGATTCACCTCATTATTATGGATATTATGATGCCAAAAATGGATGGGATTACGGCGACGATGAAGATTCGGCAAGAAAATATGATTCCGTTAATTATGCTTTCTGCGAAGTCGGAGGACCATGACAAAATACTCGGATTAAATATCGGAGCAGATGATTATATGGCGAAGCCGTTTAATCCGTTAGAACTGATGGCCAGAGTGAAATCGCAGCTACGAAGGTATACGACATTTGGCAGCCTTGAGGTAAGTAGTCATGTATTTCAATCGGGCGGACTCATGATTGATGATGAACGGAAAATCATTACGGTGGACAAAGAAGAGGTTCATTTGACACCAGTGCAATATAAAATTGTAAAGCTTCTCACCGCAAATGCTGGGAGAGTATTCACAATTGAAGAGATTTATGAAAAGGTATGGAATGAAAGGGCCGTCAATCCAGAAAATACAGTGGCAGTTCATATTCGAAAGATTCGAGAAAAAATTGAAATTAATCCAAAAGAGCCGAAGTATTTAAAAGTTGTATGGGGAGTTGGATATAAAGTTGAAAAATATTAG
- a CDS encoding methyl-accepting chemotaxis protein, whose protein sequence is MLEIVLGTPTAIEEPGEVKLTSAYEATGIEGIIVSNVVSIEKDGKQIGVMGLDVSLDGLTDIIKNISIGKNGYVILAQEDGTILAHPKNPELNFQPIATLNISSLEDFVEDGIFETKLDGEDYVLNTISSEIDGWKYIAVIKKDEILSTATFIRSMLFLIGGVFAILAVIASIIMSLRITKSIKSISDLSLAMSNGDLTQQVTVKVNDEIGDMGENFNTMSNSLKETMQKIAHESQQLSATSEELAASSIENQTASNEISESIQLVATGADDQDAAMKNAVGIINEVFNHVDDVTVSMGNVKDSIHYSTETAKQGSAVVEQTVSQMSEIDKNVSSSAEKISMLNEKSNEIRQISMMIQSISEQTNLLALNAAIEAARAGEHGKGFAVVADEVRKLAEQSSNSALQINEIIHDINDGIEDSMELVNLGVSSAKEGMKLANESGKAFGEIMDSILAGTTKISEASRAMENMKDHIAEVVVHIEEVSKTSIEVNNYSQNVAASSEEMSASMEEVSSVSQELARMSSELEAAIQQFKL, encoded by the coding sequence ATGCTAGAGATCGTCCTTGGTACACCAACGGCTATTGAAGAGCCAGGGGAAGTAAAACTAACAAGTGCTTATGAGGCAACTGGTATAGAGGGAATTATCGTCAGTAATGTCGTGTCGATTGAAAAGGATGGCAAGCAAATAGGTGTAATGGGTTTGGATGTAAGTTTGGATGGCTTAACAGATATTATTAAGAATATCAGTATTGGGAAAAATGGTTATGTCATACTTGCACAAGAAGATGGAACAATCCTTGCACATCCAAAAAATCCTGAATTGAACTTCCAACCAATTGCCACACTAAACATTTCTTCGTTAGAAGACTTCGTCGAAGACGGCATATTTGAAACTAAATTAGATGGAGAAGACTATGTATTGAACACAATCTCTTCAGAAATTGACGGTTGGAAGTATATTGCTGTCATCAAGAAGGACGAAATTTTAAGTACGGCGACTTTCATACGCTCAATGCTTTTCCTCATAGGTGGGGTTTTCGCGATTCTTGCTGTAATCGCGTCTATTATTATGAGTTTACGTATAACAAAGAGTATTAAAAGTATTAGTGATTTGTCATTAGCCATGTCAAATGGTGATTTGACTCAACAAGTCACTGTAAAGGTGAACGATGAAATTGGAGATATGGGCGAGAATTTCAATACGATGTCTAATAGTTTAAAAGAAACAATGCAAAAAATTGCGCATGAATCTCAACAATTATCTGCGACATCTGAGGAGCTGGCAGCGTCTTCGATTGAAAATCAAACAGCCTCCAACGAAATATCTGAGTCAATCCAATTGGTTGCTACCGGAGCGGATGACCAGGATGCTGCTATGAAAAACGCTGTAGGTATTATCAATGAAGTGTTTAATCATGTTGATGATGTGACTGTGAGTATGGGCAACGTAAAAGATTCCATCCATTATTCAACGGAAACTGCCAAACAAGGTAGTGCAGTCGTCGAACAGACTGTAAGTCAGATGAGTGAAATTGATAAAAATGTGAGCTCTTCCGCCGAGAAAATTAGCATGTTAAATGAAAAGTCCAATGAAATTAGACAAATTAGCATGATGATACAGTCTATTTCAGAGCAAACGAATTTATTGGCTTTAAATGCTGCAATTGAAGCTGCAAGAGCTGGCGAACATGGAAAAGGATTCGCAGTAGTGGCAGATGAAGTTCGAAAGCTTGCAGAGCAATCCAGCAACTCAGCATTGCAAATCAATGAGATTATTCATGATATTAATGATGGCATTGAAGATTCAATGGAACTTGTAAATCTAGGCGTAAGTTCGGCTAAAGAGGGAATGAAACTAGCGAACGAAAGCGGAAAAGCATTTGGCGAAATTATGGATTCCATTCTCGCTGGTACAACAAAAATATCCGAAGCTAGCCGAGCAATGGAAAATATGAAAGATCATATTGCAGAAGTTGTGGTTCACATAGAGGAAGTTTCAAAAACGAGTATCGAGGTAAATAATTATTCCCAAAACGTTGCAGCATCCTCCGAAGAAATGAGTGCTTCCATGGAAGAGGTTTCATCGGTTTCTCAAGAGTTAGCTAGGATGTCAAGTGAATTAGAGGCAGCCATCCAGCAATTTAAGTTGTAA
- a CDS encoding DUF6138 family protein has protein sequence MKTERFTKNELLWKQLEQDLLSKQYNIETDVYPSKISTPSFSLDNITLHEVLCHYQQLTLLDIFRQEFGFETQRYCLARFTDKHRSVAYLPLLRYYTINLRKYGASFESLTVDELLATIKELDIETYNSLITIGSGTLPKHKQQAESDLIFCQANDVLAKITIQMKEESEEAYRQALAYLNALLEEDFPKSYGIYYEGQSNLTLPIERLPITSSHHFFAKAVSYPSLHDALVEYSYKAMAQYHFYEDVDDEEAAMPSTFAVLGLGLYDKSYAKLVIDYMYECDGDHSPMPEYFAKSYVETFGLTPETLPVFVCTVQSVQEVPYDASFEQAMSTEESLQWLEKFMTIPLIELCPYIPLEQNEEIEEYKDMAVAQLLYTCFGITHFNDFTSPAFKCIPEPYRTRFEAIIKELI, from the coding sequence ATGAAAACCGAGCGATTTACTAAAAATGAGCTGTTATGGAAGCAACTTGAGCAAGATCTACTTTCTAAACAATATAACATTGAAACAGACGTCTATCCTTCTAAAATCAGCACACCTTCTTTTTCACTCGACAACATTACATTGCATGAAGTACTTTGCCATTATCAGCAGCTCACATTGCTAGATATATTCCGTCAAGAGTTTGGCTTCGAGACACAGCGTTACTGCCTTGCTCGCTTCACTGACAAACACCGATCCGTAGCCTACTTACCATTGCTACGCTACTATACAATCAATTTAAGAAAATATGGTGCAAGTTTTGAATCTTTAACAGTCGACGAATTGTTAGCAACGATTAAAGAATTGGACATAGAAACTTATAACTCACTCATTACAATCGGCTCTGGCACTTTGCCGAAACATAAACAACAAGCGGAATCCGACCTAATTTTTTGCCAAGCCAATGATGTGCTGGCAAAGATTACGATTCAAATGAAAGAAGAAAGCGAGGAAGCTTATCGCCAAGCACTCGCCTATTTAAATGCTTTATTAGAAGAAGATTTCCCGAAAAGTTACGGTATTTATTATGAAGGTCAGAGTAATTTAACTTTACCAATCGAGCGTTTACCTATTACATCATCCCATCACTTCTTTGCTAAAGCCGTTAGTTATCCTAGCCTACATGATGCACTCGTTGAGTATAGCTATAAGGCAATGGCACAATATCATTTTTATGAAGATGTCGATGATGAAGAGGCTGCGATGCCAAGCACATTCGCCGTTTTGGGTCTTGGTTTATATGATAAAAGCTATGCTAAGCTTGTAATCGACTATATGTACGAATGCGATGGTGACCACTCACCAATGCCTGAGTACTTTGCAAAATCCTATGTTGAAACATTTGGACTAACACCTGAAACATTGCCTGTCTTTGTATGTACGGTACAATCTGTACAAGAAGTTCCATATGATGCTTCCTTTGAGCAAGCCATGAGCACAGAGGAAAGTTTACAATGGCTCGAAAAATTTATGACGATACCACTCATAGAACTTTGTCCATATATTCCTCTCGAACAAAATGAAGAAATTGAGGAATATAAAGATATGGCTGTAGCGCAGCTGTTATACACATGCTTTGGTATTACCCATTTCAATGACTTCACTAGCCCAGCATTTAAGTGCATTCCAGAACCATATCGCACACGCTTTGAAGCGATCATTAAAGAACTTATATAG
- a CDS encoding DUF1963 domain-containing protein, with the protein MDIKQIKGKLFKEATIFKTGGFRPTEELGESWIGKVLWGTEQENIPSQFDPIFTLFLNDLPYCPEEIKHYQLITISLNFAVFDHLVDPDLSPFFKINCYTSLEELQKINAQSTLISPFPLTAEYIKNDTPSWDSGFIETDLEDEIIRLEEDDGQSDFNYYDDIVEEMYSIHKVGGYPSFSQSGVSFGDDYPFVFQISSDYKAQFNIVDDGNFYFFYNKEKDDWIVYCDFY; encoded by the coding sequence ATGGATATTAAACAAATTAAGGGGAAATTATTTAAAGAAGCAACCATTTTTAAGACGGGTGGGTTTCGACCTACTGAAGAATTAGGAGAAAGTTGGATTGGCAAAGTTTTATGGGGAACAGAACAAGAAAATATCCCCTCACAATTTGACCCGATTTTCACGTTATTTTTAAACGACTTACCCTATTGTCCAGAGGAAATTAAACACTATCAATTAATAACCATTTCTTTAAATTTCGCTGTATTTGACCACCTTGTTGATCCGGATTTATCTCCGTTTTTTAAAATAAATTGCTATACAAGTTTAGAAGAATTACAAAAGATTAACGCACAATCCACTTTGATTAGTCCTTTTCCACTAACAGCTGAATATATAAAAAATGATACTCCATCCTGGGATTCAGGATTTATAGAGACAGATCTTGAAGATGAAATCATCAGGCTTGAAGAGGACGACGGTCAAAGTGACTTTAATTATTACGATGATATTGTGGAGGAGATGTATTCGATACATAAAGTTGGCGGATATCCTTCATTCTCACAAAGTGGCGTTTCTTTCGGAGACGATTACCCTTTCGTATTCCAAATAAGTTCCGATTATAAAGCGCAATTTAACATAGTAGATGATGGGAATTTTTATTTTTTCTACAATAAAGAAAAAGATGATTGGATTGTTTACTGTGATTTTTATTGA
- a CDS encoding YwqG family protein — MRENWRKQAIIEALKEFDLAGKKELETLLMEHAQVSLQFELDCKENYERVGNSRIAGRPDLPPSIEWPCTEDGEAYTFLAQINLSELPFLPADNWPSSGMLYFFLGLDEPAYDVEHQVFYYDGDLTHLTLASLPEGTEEINAEERDFISHQVTWQPHLSFPDLGEASEMLFEEYEDLDTELSGVSDALGGGLQTWAGETQLDAYLCRNGLGDFLFNTYEMPKKLQQEARQGAQNWQVLFSLSSLREVNMCWWDAGYLEFLVHVEDLKEGRFANTYLNLATS, encoded by the coding sequence ATGCGAGAAAATTGGCGTAAACAAGCGATTATCGAGGCATTGAAAGAATTTGATCTGGCAGGGAAAAAAGAGTTAGAAACACTTTTAATGGAGCATGCTCAAGTTTCGCTACAATTTGAACTTGATTGTAAGGAAAACTATGAGCGGGTTGGGAATAGTCGCATAGCAGGACGTCCTGATTTGCCACCGTCCATTGAGTGGCCATGTACGGAGGATGGAGAAGCATACACATTTTTAGCACAAATTAATTTAAGTGAATTGCCATTTCTGCCTGCAGATAATTGGCCGTCGTCAGGAATGCTTTACTTCTTTTTAGGTTTGGATGAACCTGCCTATGATGTTGAGCACCAGGTTTTTTATTACGATGGGGATTTGACCCATTTGACTTTGGCAAGCTTGCCTGAAGGGACCGAGGAAATAAATGCAGAAGAACGCGATTTTATTTCACATCAAGTTACGTGGCAACCTCATTTATCATTTCCTGATTTAGGAGAAGCCTCGGAGATGTTGTTTGAGGAATATGAAGACCTCGATACAGAGTTGAGCGGGGTTAGTGATGCACTTGGAGGAGGATTGCAAACCTGGGCTGGAGAAACGCAGCTCGATGCTTATTTATGCCGAAATGGGCTAGGTGACTTTTTATTCAATACCTATGAAATGCCGAAAAAATTACAACAGGAGGCACGACAAGGGGCGCAAAATTGGCAAGTGTTGTTCTCACTATCTTCTTTACGTGAGGTGAATATGTGCTGGTGGGATGCCGGATATTTGGAGTTTTTAGTTCATGTTGAAGATTTAAAAGAAGGCCGCTTTGCTAATACCTATCTTAATTTAGCAACAAGCTGA
- a CDS encoding SMI1/KNR4 family protein, which produces MKLEEIKDSLEKVYASSLAEIEPELEEDLFIFEKQHQIAIPSEYRKLLKEYGAFNFGQEPFIYTLKELSKEYPNFLDTYKEYQEGYDMPENLCPFPIGFFGEGSVAIIDRYTEKVFILLHDAYEDVPLEEIAVDFVSLLKFGMDNMYEWLEKINS; this is translated from the coding sequence ATGAAACTAGAAGAAATAAAGGATTCATTAGAAAAAGTATATGCTTCGAGTTTAGCAGAAATAGAGCCCGAATTAGAAGAAGACTTATTCATTTTTGAAAAACAACATCAAATTGCTATTCCTTCAGAATACAGGAAACTATTAAAAGAATATGGTGCTTTTAATTTTGGACAGGAACCGTTTATATACACGTTAAAAGAATTATCCAAAGAATATCCAAATTTTCTCGATACTTATAAGGAATATCAAGAGGGCTACGATATGCCAGAAAATTTATGCCCATTCCCTATTGGCTTTTTCGGTGAAGGAAGTGTAGCCATTATTGATAGGTACACTGAAAAAGTATTTATATTACTCCATGACGCGTATGAAGATGTCCCACTGGAAGAAATTGCAGTAGATTTTGTTTCTTTACTAAAGTTTGGCATGGACAACATGTATGAATGGCTTGAAAAAATAAATTCTTAG
- the ugpC gene encoding sn-glycerol-3-phosphate ABC transporter ATP-binding protein UgpC, translating into MAQLSFKNIYKKYDQDTTIVKDFNLEVSDGEFIVLVGPSGCGKSTTLRMIAGLEEISEGDFYINGQRMNDVTPKDRDIAMVFQNYALYPHMTVYDNMAFGLKLRKYSKTEIDQRVKSAAQILGLEKYLERKPKALSGGQRQRVALGRAIVRNAKVFLLDEPLSNLDAKLRVQMRAEISKLHQKQQTTMVYVTHDQTEAMTMATRLVVLKDGIIQQVGTPKEVYERPDNIFVGGFIGSPGMNFFKGKLTESHFKVGEWELEVPQEKMKYLKSKGYANTEIIVGIRPEDFYYEKTLVDLPHHTKVTVTIEVAELMGAETYLYSNINGQSFVARVDSSIDVHSQSKVDIVLNMEKSHFFDAQSEKRISF; encoded by the coding sequence ATGGCTCAGTTATCATTCAAAAATATTTATAAGAAATATGATCAGGATACAACAATTGTGAAAGATTTTAATCTAGAAGTAAGTGATGGCGAATTTATTGTGTTGGTTGGTCCTTCTGGGTGTGGAAAATCTACGACATTACGAATGATTGCAGGGCTTGAAGAGATTTCAGAGGGTGACTTTTATATTAATGGACAGCGCATGAATGATGTTACACCAAAAGATCGAGACATTGCAATGGTTTTTCAAAACTATGCCCTTTATCCACATATGACTGTATACGACAACATGGCATTCGGTTTAAAGCTACGAAAATATAGTAAAACGGAGATTGACCAACGTGTGAAATCTGCTGCGCAAATCCTTGGGCTTGAAAAGTATTTAGAGAGAAAGCCAAAAGCACTTTCAGGGGGACAGCGTCAGCGGGTTGCATTAGGTCGAGCGATTGTTCGAAATGCAAAAGTTTTCTTATTGGACGAGCCATTGTCAAACTTAGATGCAAAGTTACGTGTTCAAATGCGTGCTGAGATTTCAAAGTTACACCAAAAGCAGCAAACAACAATGGTATACGTTACACATGACCAAACAGAAGCCATGACGATGGCAACGCGCTTGGTTGTACTAAAGGACGGCATCATCCAACAAGTCGGTACACCTAAGGAAGTCTATGAAAGACCAGATAATATATTTGTCGGTGGTTTTATTGGCTCCCCAGGAATGAATTTTTTCAAAGGCAAATTAACAGAAAGTCACTTTAAGGTTGGGGAGTGGGAGCTTGAAGTTCCACAAGAAAAGATGAAGTATTTGAAAAGTAAAGGGTATGCCAATACAGAAATCATTGTAGGTATACGTCCGGAAGATTTTTATTATGAAAAAACACTAGTAGACTTACCACATCATACAAAGGTAACAGTCACTATCGAGGTAGCAGAATTAATGGGGGCTGAAACATATCTCTATTCCAACATTAATGGTCAATCTTTCGTTGCACGTGTTGACTCCTCAATTGATGTGCATAGTCAATCAAAGGTTGATATAGTCCTTAATATGGAAAAGTCCCATTTCTTTGATGCTCAAAGCGAAAAGCGAATTAGCTTCTAG
- a CDS encoding HAD family hydrolase — protein MKKGIIFDKDGTLIQLDSVWYKIVHHVIDSVFQMYPSLDGKRNEYLESIGLSDNNFESTSLLACQTNYFIADAWFSLVEDPNINKESFIDDVCALFKRHSTSDDLVFTEVEGARETLKYLKEQEYVIGVVTADDVDAAIHSLKMTGLYDYVDFLGADDGINKPKPDSDFFHMFKEKFSLDEEGVLMVGDTLTDVTFARNSHIKVVGVLSGASSKEDLEGKADYILNSIKDIPGKL, from the coding sequence ATGAAGAAAGGGATCATCTTTGATAAAGACGGCACGTTAATACAGCTAGATTCTGTCTGGTACAAAATCGTTCATCATGTAATAGATAGTGTATTTCAAATGTATCCGAGTCTAGATGGCAAACGAAATGAGTATTTGGAATCCATCGGTCTGAGTGATAATAATTTTGAGAGTACAAGCTTACTTGCCTGTCAAACAAATTATTTTATTGCGGATGCATGGTTTTCATTAGTAGAGGACCCAAATATCAATAAAGAGAGCTTTATTGATGATGTATGTGCACTATTCAAGAGGCACTCTACATCAGATGACCTTGTTTTTACTGAAGTGGAAGGTGCAAGGGAAACATTAAAGTATTTAAAAGAGCAAGAATATGTAATAGGGGTTGTGACAGCGGATGATGTCGATGCAGCCATACATTCGCTTAAAATGACAGGATTATATGATTATGTGGACTTTTTAGGTGCAGACGATGGTATTAATAAACCAAAACCTGACAGTGATTTTTTCCATATGTTCAAAGAGAAATTCTCACTGGATGAAGAAGGGGTTTTAATGGTTGGTGATACACTAACAGACGTTACGTTTGCACGAAATAGTCATATTAAAGTAGTAGGTGTCCTGTCAGGTGCGAGCAGTAAGGAAGATTTGGAAGGGAAAGCGGACTATATTTTAAATAGTATAAAGGATATTCCCGGAAAATTGTAA